A single window of Vigna unguiculata cultivar IT97K-499-35 chromosome 1, ASM411807v1, whole genome shotgun sequence DNA harbors:
- the LOC114190799 gene encoding uncharacterized protein LOC114190799, protein MVFSPHSPQTCSDYDVKPSFTQITVAISVGLFFIVIFHFRLKHSRDRKIIPRIRLSRASHVPKLERFSHYVARQMGFKDRRFCPHLCRLASEYIRKYEGLEDDIYAFFENEPDADSLYVKLVEEFERCILSYLAFHWNYGDTIMSQVLSSENEPKKKLKHIVMAATREQRFERLAKNLKVARVFNTLVEEMKAMGIATTDDSQCTEVMAPVAHSDRSPVLLLMGGGMGAGKSTVLKDILKEPFWAGAAGNAVIIEADAFKESDVIYKALSSRGHHDMIQTAELVHQSSTDAASSLLVTALNEGRDVIMDGTLSWVPFVVQTITMARNVHRRRYRMGAGYRVKDDGSVIENYWERIQGEEPEQVEGKKRKPYRIELVGVVCDAYLAVVRGIRRAIMCRRAVRVNSQLKSHKRFAQAFMTYCQLVDNARLYFTNALEGPPKLIGWKDRDKTLLVDPDEFDCLKRLAKLNENANSIYELYKHPNPACEAGSVWKDIVLSPSRLNIQQELKYSIQRIESVRYSFTLE, encoded by the exons ATGGTTTTCTCCCCTCACTCCCCTCAAACTTGTTCAGATTATGATGTCAAACCCAGTTTTACACAGATCACCGTAGCCATTTCTGTGGGGTTGTTCTTTATCGTGATCTTTCACTTTCGTCTGAAACATTCTAGAGATCGAAAGATCATCCCACGTATAAGATTATCACGCGCAAGCCACGTCCCAAAGCTTGAAAGATTCTCGCATTACGTAG CTAGGCAAATGGGGTTCAAAGACAGAAGATTTTGTCCCCATCTATGTAGATTAGCTTCTGAATACATAAGGAAATACGAGGGACTTGAAGATGATATATACGCCTTTTTTGAGAATGAACCCGATGCAGATTCACTTTATGTGAAACTGGTTGAGGAGTTTGAGAGATGCATTCTTAGTTACTTAGCATTTCATTGGAACTACGGTGACACAATTATGAGTCAG GTGTTGAGCTCGGAAAACGAGCCAAAAAAGAAGCTCAAGCACATAGTTATGGCAGCAACTAG AGAGCAAAGGTTCGAGAGACTTGCCAAGAATCTGAAGGTGGCTAGAGTTTTTAATACCTTAGTGGAAGAAATGAAAGCGATGGGAATTGCTACAACTGATGATTCTCAATGTACAGAGGTGATGGCTCCAGTAGCTCATAGCGATAGGAGCCCAGTGCTCCTTTTAATGGGTGGAGGCATGGGAGCTGGCAAGAGCACCGTGCTCAAGGATATTCTCAAAGA ACCTTTCTGGGCAGGAGCAGCCGGGAATGCCGTAATCATTGAGGCAGATGCGTTCAAAGAATCAGATGTGATCTACAAGGCCCTGAGCTCAAGGGGTCACCATGACATGATTCAAACAGCAGAACTG GTACACCAATCATCCACAGATGCAGCCTCATCACTCTTAGTTACAGCACTAAATGAAGGACGAGATGTGATCATGGATGGCACACTGTCCTGGGTGCCCTTTGTTGTGCAGACAATTACAATGGCTAGGAACGTTCACCGTCGACGTTACCGCATGGGAGCTGGCTACAGAGTGAAGGATGATGGAAGTGTAATTGAAAACTATTGGGAGAGAATTCAAGGCGAAGAGCCTGAACAAGTTGAAGGCAAAAAGCGAAAACCATATAGGATAGAGCTTGTTGGTGTAGTATGTGATGCTTATCTTGCAGTTGTTAGAGGCATAAG GAGAGCTATCATGTGCAGAAGAGCAGTGAGAGTAAACTCACAGTTGAAATCACACAAGAGATTTGCTCAGGCATTTATGACTTACTGTCAACTAGTAGATAATGCACGACTATACTTCACAAATGCATTGGAAGGTCCACCCAAG TTAATAGGATGGAAAGACAGAGACAAGACACTGCTTGTTGATCCAGATGAGTTCGACTGTTTGAAGAGGCTTGCGAAGTTGAACGAAAATGCGAACTCCATTTATGAACTTTACAAGCACCCCAACCCAGCTTGTGAAGCTGGATCAGTATGGAAAGACATCGTATTGTCTCCTTCAAGGTTGAACATTCAACAGGAGCTCAAGTACTCCATCCAAAGAATTGAAAGCGTCAGATACAGCTTCACCCTTGAGTAA